In one window of candidate division WOR-1 bacterium RIFOXYB2_FULL_36_35 DNA:
- a CDS encoding dihydroorotate dehydrogenase B catalytic subunit, giving the protein MELAGIKLKNRVMVASGTFGYGEEYSQLVDLNKLGAVITKSLSLNKKEGNPPPRICETPSGMLNTIGLQNDGLKEFIEKQLPFLSKFDTAVIVNIAGENAKEFSELAKTLSKEKKVKGLEVNISCPNVQKGGMQFGCSVLGTQEIIKTVRDSTDLPLIAKLSPNVTDITEIALTAQKAGADAISLINTVMGMAIDIKKKEFKLSTKTGGLSGPAIKPIAVRMVWQVAQAIKIPIIGLGGIMTAEDALEFFMVGAEAVQVGTANFVDANSAIDIINDMEKYDLEKLIGCLNK; this is encoded by the coding sequence ATGGAATTAGCAGGCATTAAACTTAAAAACCGAGTAATGGTCGCGTCCGGTACTTTTGGATACGGCGAAGAGTATTCACAACTAGTTGACCTTAATAAACTTGGAGCCGTAATAACTAAAAGCCTCTCTTTAAATAAAAAAGAAGGCAATCCCCCACCCCGTATATGCGAAACCCCATCAGGGATGTTAAATACTATCGGCCTGCAAAACGACGGGTTAAAAGAATTCATCGAAAAACAATTGCCGTTTTTATCAAAGTTTGATACGGCAGTTATTGTAAATATCGCGGGAGAAAACGCTAAAGAATTTTCCGAACTCGCAAAAACCTTATCAAAAGAAAAAAAAGTCAAAGGTTTAGAAGTAAATATTTCTTGTCCAAACGTTCAAAAAGGCGGAATGCAATTTGGCTGCTCAGTACTGGGAACCCAAGAAATCATAAAAACAGTAAGGGATTCAACTGATCTCCCTTTAATCGCAAAACTCTCTCCAAATGTAACAGACATAACCGAAATCGCTCTTACAGCACAAAAAGCAGGAGCCGATGCTATCTCTTTAATTAATACCGTTATGGGGATGGCTATCGATATTAAGAAAAAAGAATTTAAATTGTCAACAAAAACCGGAGGATTATCAGGCCCTGCTATAAAGCCAATTGCGGTCAGAATGGTTTGGCAAGTCGCTCAAGCCATAAAAATACCAATTATCGGACTTGGAGGGATTATGACGGCAGAAGATGCCCTGGAATTTTTTATGGTTGGGGCAGAAGCTGTTCAAGTAGGCACTGCTAATTTTGTGGATGCAAATTCCGCAATCGATATTATAAATGACATGGAAAAATACGATCTTGAAAAATTAATCGGCTGCTTAAATAAATAA
- a CDS encoding anaerobic ribonucleoside-triphosphate reductase activating protein encodes MDIEIKGFIETSFLDWDGKVVSTIYIPYCNFRCPFCHNSGLVENPEGYETISVDRIEKFLIEHKDFLDGICLTGGEPSLHKNKGLFEFMKRIKDLGFQIKLDTNGNEPDVLKKVIDEKLADYIAMDIKGPLNEKYSKLCGTSVNLDNIKESIKLIMESQIPYEFRTTVVPTLLDKKDIEEIAKEIPNAQKFILQQFVAQHTWDENLRSVKPYSKEELEEMVQLAKVYVKNTSIRGV; translated from the coding sequence ATGGACATCGAAATAAAAGGCTTTATAGAAACTTCCTTCTTGGATTGGGATGGGAAAGTTGTATCAACTATATATATCCCCTACTGTAATTTCAGATGCCCTTTTTGCCACAATTCAGGATTGGTTGAAAACCCGGAAGGTTACGAAACAATTTCCGTCGACAGGATAGAAAAATTTCTAATTGAACACAAAGATTTTTTAGATGGAATTTGTCTGACAGGAGGAGAACCATCTCTTCACAAAAACAAAGGCCTTTTTGAATTTATGAAACGGATAAAAGATCTGGGTTTTCAAATTAAACTTGATACAAACGGAAATGAACCTGATGTTCTAAAAAAAGTTATCGATGAAAAATTAGCCGATTATATAGCAATGGACATAAAAGGTCCTTTGAATGAAAAATATTCAAAACTTTGCGGGACAAGTGTCAATTTAGACAACATAAAAGAGAGCATAAAGCTCATTATGGAAAGCCAAATCCCATACGAGTTTCGAACAACAGTCGTACCTACCCTTTTGGACAAAAAAGATATTGAAGAGATAGCAAAAGAGATTCCTAATGCTCAAAAATTTATCCTTCAACAATTTGTGGCTCAGCATACATGGGATGAGAATCTAAGATCAGTTAAACCTTACTCAAAAGAAGAGCTTGAAGAGATGGTTCAATTAGCAAAAGTTTATGTTAAAAATACATCTATTAGAGGAGTGTAA
- a CDS encoding pyridoxamine 5'-phosphate oxidase yields the protein MKKEEMFELMNANPAFHLATVEGDQPRCRGMFLFRADENGIIFHSGIMKDVHKQISKNPKVELCFNDFKKGIQVRVSGKLEISEDKVFKDEICEHPSRKFLKSWRESGTLANFYDSFKVYCLKGGKAVYWTMETNFAPKVEVVL from the coding sequence ATGAAGAAAGAAGAAATGTTTGAATTGATGAATGCGAATCCGGCTTTTCATTTGGCCACTGTTGAAGGAGATCAGCCACGTTGTAGAGGAATGTTTCTTTTTCGTGCTGATGAAAACGGGATTATCTTTCATAGCGGGATAATGAAGGACGTTCACAAACAAATAAGCAAAAACCCCAAAGTTGAACTTTGTTTTAACGATTTTAAAAAAGGGATTCAAGTCAGAGTTTCAGGCAAACTGGAAATTTCAGAAGATAAAGTGTTCAAAGATGAGATTTGTGAACATCCATCACGAAAATTTCTCAAATCCTGGAGAGAATCAGGCACTTTGGCTAACTTTTACGATAGCTTTAAAGTTTACTGTTTAAAGGGGGGAAAAGCTGTTTATTGGACAATGGAAACAAACTTTGCTCCAAAAGTAGAAGTTGTTTTATAA
- a CDS encoding 4-hydroxy-tetrahydrodipicolinate reductase translates to MSKIKVVVNGARGKMGIETVKAVLNESDLDLVAQIDLGDDLVKAIKEKKAEVVVDFTHPKAAFQNVKNILEAGAHAVVGTTGLTINNLKNMEDFCKKTKRNCIVAPNFAIGAVLMMQFAKEAAKYMKDVEVIEFHHQHKVDKPSGTAIKTAKMIQDVIGKEREIPIHAVRLPGLVAHQEVIFGGLGQTLTIRHDTINRESFMPGVILAIRKVGDQKGLVYGLEEIL, encoded by the coding sequence ATGTCAAAAATAAAAGTTGTAGTCAATGGAGCCCGCGGGAAAATGGGGATAGAGACAGTTAAAGCTGTTTTAAATGAAAGCGATTTAGATCTTGTCGCTCAAATTGACCTTGGCGATGATCTTGTTAAAGCTATAAAAGAAAAAAAAGCGGAAGTAGTTGTCGATTTTACTCATCCAAAAGCTGCTTTTCAGAATGTAAAAAATATTTTGGAAGCTGGCGCGCATGCTGTTGTCGGCACAACAGGGCTTACAATTAATAACTTGAAAAACATGGAGGATTTTTGTAAAAAGACTAAAAGAAATTGTATAGTAGCCCCTAATTTTGCGATAGGAGCTGTCCTTATGATGCAATTTGCAAAAGAGGCTGCAAAATATATGAAAGATGTTGAAGTAATCGAATTTCATCATCAGCATAAAGTTGATAAACCGTCCGGGACCGCCATTAAAACGGCAAAAATGATTCAGGATGTTATTGGTAAGGAGAGAGAGATACCGATTCATGCTGTCAGATTGCCCGGACTTGTGGCGCATCAAGAGGTTATATTTGGAGGCTTGGGTCAAACTTTAACGATTCGTCATGATACAATTAATAGAGAATCATTTATGCCTGGAGTTATTCTTGCTATCCGTAAAGTTGGAGATCAAAAAGGTTTAGTTTACGGATTGGAGGAGATTTTATAG
- a CDS encoding recombination protein RecR — protein MSRYSSAMNNLIEVLKRLPGVGPKSAQRLAFYILGVTEQEVEELARTIVEAKKNIKNCSQCFHITDKDPCEICIDESREKDIICVVEEPKDLMAIERSRSFKGVYHVLGGVISPLDGVSPDALRIKELLQRIVALKISEVVLAMNPTTEGEVTAMYITKLLSPLGVRVTRIAYGLPIGGDLDYVDEATLSKSFEGRRDFHS, from the coding sequence ATGAGCCGATATTCTTCAGCAATGAATAACTTGATAGAAGTTTTAAAGCGTCTTCCCGGCGTTGGGCCTAAGTCTGCACAGAGGCTTGCTTTTTATATTCTTGGGGTGACAGAACAGGAAGTAGAAGAGCTTGCCAGGACAATTGTGGAGGCAAAAAAGAATATCAAAAATTGTTCTCAATGTTTTCATATAACGGATAAGGACCCTTGTGAAATATGTATTGATGAGTCTCGGGAAAAGGATATTATTTGTGTTGTTGAAGAGCCAAAAGATTTGATGGCAATAGAGAGAAGCAGAAGTTTTAAGGGGGTTTATCATGTTTTGGGTGGGGTTATCTCTCCTTTGGACGGTGTAAGTCCGGATGCTTTAAGAATAAAGGAACTTCTTCAAAGGATTGTTGCTTTAAAGATTTCCGAAGTTGTCCTTGCGATGAACCCAACGACAGAGGGAGAGGTTACTGCTATGTATATTACAAAACTTTTGTCTCCTTTAGGAGTCAGGGTGACTCGGATAGCTTACGGGTTGCCAATTGGAGGGGACTTGGATTACGTGGACGAAGCTACGCTGTCAAAATCTTTTGAGGGGAGAAGAGACTTTCATTCTTGA
- a CDS encoding nucleoid-associated protein, YbaB/EbfC family yields the protein MVFGNLGNMGNMMKQAMEMQKNLKRIKDELKHARYDSEEGGVSVVVNGDMEIQEIKIPTGIDERRLEDTVKKAVNKALKKAKDDAAGKLKNITGGMSIPGLT from the coding sequence ATGGTATTTGGCAATTTAGGTAATATGGGAAATATGATGAAACAGGCTATGGAGATGCAGAAAAACTTAAAAAGGATAAAAGATGAACTGAAGCATGCAAGATATGATTCTGAAGAGGGGGGGGTAAGTGTTGTTGTAAATGGAGACATGGAAATTCAAGAAATAAAAATACCAACTGGAATTGACGAAAGAAGGCTTGAAGATACAGTTAAAAAGGCTGTCAATAAAGCATTAAAAAAAGCAAAAGATGATGCTGCGGGTAAATTAAAAAATATTACTGGAGGGATGTCTATTCCAGGCTTGACTTAA
- a CDS encoding deoxyuridine 5'-triphosphate nucleotidohydrolase gives MNIKVQVKRLAHGEDLPLPKYMSDHAAGMDLYAAVTEDLAIPPGGWKLIPTGLAIALPEGYEAQVRPRSGLALKQGISVLNTPGTVDADYRGEVGVILMNHSKQDLVVKRGDRIAQMIVNKIERIEFEEVSDLSSTDRGVGGFGHTG, from the coding sequence ATGAACATAAAAGTGCAAGTGAAACGATTAGCCCATGGAGAAGATTTACCTCTTCCTAAGTATATGAGTGATCATGCGGCGGGGATGGATCTTTATGCTGCAGTTACGGAAGATCTTGCAATTCCGCCTGGCGGCTGGAAATTAATACCGACAGGGCTTGCGATTGCTCTTCCAGAAGGGTATGAAGCTCAAGTTAGGCCGCGTTCCGGACTCGCTCTAAAACAGGGTATTTCAGTATTAAATACTCCCGGAACTGTCGATGCCGATTATCGTGGAGAGGTTGGTGTTATCCTTATGAACCACAGTAAACAGGATCTTGTTGTTAAACGCGGCGACCGTATTGCGCAGATGATTGTAAATAAAATAGAGCGAATTGAGTTTGAAGAGGTCTCTGATCTTTCATCGACAGACCGTGGTGTGGGGGGGTTTGGGCATACAGGGTGA